The following coding sequences are from one Delphinus delphis chromosome 19, mDelDel1.2, whole genome shotgun sequence window:
- the LOC138413901 gene encoding golgin subfamily A member 6-like protein 2, with product MDGGAKGMDGGAKGMDAGAKGMDAGAKGSDGGAKGMDAGAKGMDAGAKGMDGGAKGMCAGAKGTDAGAKGMDAGAKGMDAGAKGSDGGAKGMDAGATGMDAGAKGMDGGAKGMCAGAKGTDAGAKGMDGGAKGMDAGAKGMDGGAKGMDAGAKGTDAGAKGMDGGAKGMCAGAKGTDAGAKGMDGGAKGMDAGAKGMDAGAKGMDAGAKGMDGGAKGMDAGAKGSDGGAKGMDAGAKGMDAGAKGTDAGAKGMDGGAKGMDAGAKGSDGGAKGMDAGAKGMDEGAKGTDGGAKGMDGVAKGMCAGAKGMDEGAKGTDAGAKGMDGGAGMRLEHSRVLGI from the exons atggatggaggggctaagggcatggatggaggggctaagggcatggatgcaggggctaagggcatggatgcaGGGGCTAAGGGCTCGGATGgaggggctaagggcatggatgcaggggctaagggcatggatgcaggggctaagggcatggatggAGGGGCTAAGGGCATGTGCGCAGGGGCTAAGGGCACGGatgcaggggctaagggcatggatgcaggggctaagggcatggatgcaGGGGCTAAGGGCTCGGATGgaggggctaagggcatggatgcaggggctacgggcatggatgcaggggctaagggcatggatggAGGGGCTAAGGGCATGTGCGCAGGGGCTAAGGGCACGGatgcaggggctaagggcatggatggaggggctaagggcatggatgcaggggctaagggcatggatggaggggctaagggcatggatgcaggggctaagggcacggatgcaggggctaagggcatggatggAGGGGCTAAGGGCATGTGCGCAGGGGCTAAGGGCACGGatgcaggggctaagggcatggatggaggggctaagggcatggatgcaggggctaagggcatggatgcaggggctaagggcatggatgcaggggctaagggcatggatggaggggctaagggcatggatgcaGGGGCTAAGGGCTCGGATGgaggggctaagggcatggatgcaggggctaagggcatggatgcaggggctaagggcacggatgcaggggctaagggcatggatggaggggctaagggcatggatgcaGGGGCTAAGGGCTCGGATGgaggggctaagggcatggatgcaggggctaagggcatggatgAAGGGGCTAAGGGCACGGATGgaggggctaagggcatggatggAGTGGCTAAGGGCATGTGCgcaggggctaagggcatggatgAAGGGGCTAAGGGCACGGatgcaggggctaagggcatggatggAGGGGCAGGCATGA GGCTGGAGCATTCCAGGGTGTTGGGCATATAG